One region of Skermanella mucosa genomic DNA includes:
- the glxR gene encoding 2-hydroxy-3-oxopropionate reductase: protein MKVGFIGLGIMGRPMAGHILSAGHELIVVKHRSPIPDELLKGGAKVVDTRRAVAEAADVIILMVPDTPDVEETLFGTDGVASGLGSGKVVVDMSSIAPMATKEFARRVNELGCDYLDAPVSGGEVGAKAGTLTIMVGGEQAVFDKVKPLFDLMGKNVTLVGGNGDGQTTKVANQIIVALTIEAVGEALLFASKAGADPAKVRQALMGGFASSKILEVHGERMIKRTFDPGFRIELHQKDLNLALQGARELKVALPNTATCQELFNTCSANGGNAWDHSALVRALELMANHEIGAK, encoded by the coding sequence ATGAAGGTAGGTTTCATCGGGCTCGGCATCATGGGCCGCCCCATGGCGGGGCACATCCTGTCGGCCGGCCACGAACTGATCGTGGTCAAGCACCGCTCGCCCATCCCGGATGAGCTGCTCAAGGGCGGTGCCAAGGTGGTCGACACCCGCCGCGCGGTCGCCGAGGCCGCCGACGTCATCATCCTGATGGTCCCCGACACCCCCGACGTCGAGGAGACGCTCTTCGGCACCGATGGCGTCGCTTCGGGCCTCGGGTCCGGCAAGGTCGTGGTCGACATGAGTTCGATCGCCCCCATGGCGACCAAGGAGTTCGCCCGGCGGGTGAACGAGCTGGGCTGCGACTATCTGGACGCGCCGGTTTCCGGCGGTGAGGTCGGGGCCAAGGCCGGGACGCTCACCATCATGGTCGGCGGCGAGCAGGCCGTGTTCGACAAGGTCAAGCCGCTGTTCGACCTGATGGGCAAGAACGTCACGCTGGTCGGCGGCAACGGCGACGGCCAGACCACCAAGGTCGCCAACCAGATCATCGTGGCGCTGACCATCGAGGCGGTCGGCGAGGCGCTGCTGTTCGCCTCCAAGGCCGGCGCCGATCCCGCCAAGGTCCGGCAGGCCCTGATGGGCGGCTTCGCCAGCTCCAAGATCCTGGAGGTCCACGGCGAGCGGATGATCAAGCGGACCTTCGACCCCGGCTTCCGCATCGAGCTGCACCAGAAGGACCTCAATCTGGCGCTCCAGGGTGCCCGCGAGCTGAAGGTGGCCTTGCCAAACACCGCCACCTGCCAGGAGCTGTTCAACACCTGCTCGGCCAACGGCGGCAATGCCTGGGATCATTCGGCACTGGTGCGGGCCCTCGAACTTATGGCAAACCACGAGATCGGCGCCAAGTAG
- a CDS encoding FadR/GntR family transcriptional regulator has product MIAARLLIEPEVAFAAAGCATADDLASIAEALDRMREGVDAGQDVRAADRLFHARIARATGNSVLASMVDRLWDESGEPIFDGLSRRSGLPENHRASLAEHARILDALGRRDGPAARDAMRGHLAGVQRIMLAEDWPAPGRQPDNQGEET; this is encoded by the coding sequence TTGATCGCCGCGCGCCTGCTGATCGAGCCGGAGGTCGCCTTCGCCGCCGCCGGTTGCGCCACCGCCGACGATCTCGCCTCCATCGCCGAGGCGCTGGACCGGATGCGGGAAGGGGTCGATGCCGGCCAGGACGTCCGGGCCGCCGACCGCCTGTTCCACGCCCGCATCGCCCGGGCGACCGGCAACTCCGTGCTGGCCTCGATGGTCGACCGGCTGTGGGACGAGTCCGGCGAACCGATCTTCGACGGGCTGAGCCGGCGCAGCGGCCTGCCCGAGAACCATCGGGCGTCGCTGGCGGAGCATGCCCGCATCCTCGACGCGCTGGGCCGCCGCGATGGACCCGCGGCGCGCGACGCGATGCGCGGGCATCTGGCCGGAGTCCAGAGGATCATGCTGGCCGAGGACTGGCCCGCACCGGGCCGCCAACCGGATAACCAAGGAGAAGAGACATGA
- a CDS encoding NAD-dependent epimerase/dehydratase family protein, whose translation MTKIALSGGSGSIGRVLRPALLARGFGLRSAGGSRPLDPISPEEEVCHGDLRDPAVVDRLLVGTDVLVHMAGTSNEKPLPEIIENNLRALYEVYEGARRHGVRRIVFASSNHATGMHPVEEKLGLGCDYRPDGLYGLSKVWGEAMTRMYWDKHGIEGISLRIGSAEERPTQFRHLSTWLGHEDMIELIVRCVTAPDVDYLAVWGVSANTRSYWDNSGAERLGYHPRQNAEDYAAEILPKPNPIDAVGQRYQGGSFAPMNYTPPERRPRPLSSDDR comes from the coding sequence ATGACGAAAATCGCCCTGTCCGGGGGCAGCGGCTCCATCGGGCGCGTGCTGCGCCCGGCGTTGCTGGCCCGCGGTTTCGGTCTCCGCTCCGCCGGCGGTTCCCGTCCTCTCGACCCGATCTCGCCGGAGGAGGAGGTCTGCCACGGCGACCTGCGCGACCCGGCGGTGGTGGACCGGCTGCTCGTCGGCACCGACGTGCTGGTCCACATGGCCGGGACCAGCAACGAGAAACCGCTGCCCGAGATCATCGAGAACAACCTGCGCGCCCTGTACGAGGTCTACGAGGGAGCCCGTCGGCACGGCGTGCGGCGCATCGTCTTCGCCAGTTCCAACCATGCGACCGGCATGCACCCGGTCGAGGAAAAGCTGGGCCTCGGCTGCGACTACCGGCCCGACGGCCTCTACGGCCTCAGCAAGGTCTGGGGCGAGGCCATGACCCGTATGTACTGGGACAAGCACGGCATCGAGGGGATCAGCCTGCGGATCGGCTCCGCCGAGGAGCGGCCGACCCAGTTCCGCCATCTCAGCACCTGGCTCGGCCACGAGGACATGATCGAACTGATCGTCCGCTGCGTCACGGCGCCCGACGTCGACTATCTTGCCGTCTGGGGCGTCTCGGCCAACACGCGCTCCTACTGGGACAATTCGGGTGCCGAGCGGCTGGGCTACCACCCGCGCCAGAACGCGGAGGACTACGCCGCCGAGATCCTGCCGAAGCCCAACCCGATCGACGCCGTGGGCCAACGGTACCAGGGCGGCAGCTTCGCCCCGATGAACTATACCCCGCCGGAACGCCGGCCCCGTCCGCTGTCGTCCGACGATCGCTGA